The Aureimonas mangrovi genome includes a region encoding these proteins:
- a CDS encoding helix-turn-helix domain-containing protein, whose amino-acid sequence MQSEGVSVATIAATFRCSGMQVYRVLPTK is encoded by the coding sequence ATGCAATCTGAGGGCGTATCGGTCGCGACGATTGCCGCCACCTTCAGATGCTCCGGCATGCAGGTCTATCGAGTGCTCCCAACCAAGTAA